The Bacteroidota bacterium genomic interval TATGGTTTCAGAGGTCCTAATTTTTGTACCGTAGCTGCATGTGCTTCTTCAACCAATGCAATCATTGAAGCCCTGACTTATATCCGTTTAGGAAAAGCTGATATTTTTGTGGCAGGTGGTTCTGAAGCAGCCATTAATGAAGCAGGAATGGGTGGATTTGGTTCCATGCAGGCTATTTCGACCAATAATGAGAGCTACAAAACTGCATCGCGGCCGTTTGATTTAACAAGAGACGGTTTCGTGATGGGTGAAGGTGGTGCAGCCCTTGTTATTGAAGAATATGAACATGCAGTAAAACGCGGGGCTACCATTTATGCTGAACTTGTTGGCGGAGGAATGTCTGCAGATGCTTATCACCTTACACATCCACATCCTGAAGGCTTAGGCGCTGCTTTGGTTATGAATAGCTGTCTGGAAGATGCTCACATTAAACCTGAAGATGTTGATTACGTCAATGTCCACGGAACATCTACTCCGGTTGGTGATACTGCTGAAATCCTGGCTATTTCAAAAGTATTTGGAGAACATGCTTATAAGATGAATATAAGTGCCACAAAGTCGATGACAGGGCACCTTTTAGGTGCAGCTGGGGCTGTTGAAGCTATTGCCAGCGTTCTTGCAACTAAATACGATATTGTTCCCCCTACGATTAACCACACAACTGACGATCCTGCAATTGACAGCAAACTGAATTTTACTTTTGGTAAAGCCCAAAAACGAGTTGTAAATTATGCTCTGAGCAATACTTTCGGTTTTGGCGGTCATAATGCCTCAGTTGTTTTTAAAAAATTTTCTGAATAATCTGTGTCACGAAAAAGTCTTTTTTTAGTTAATCTCTTTGGTTCTAAAAGGATATTCTTTCTCACACTTAAAAGAATTACCGGATTTTTCCCTGGAGAACTGGCTTTTTACGAACTGGCATTCATACACAAATCGGCATCGAAAACCACAAATGGTCATTTCGTCAATAATGAACGACTTGAGTATTTGGGTGATGCCATTTTGGATGCTGTGGTGGCGGATTTTGTTTTTACTTCCTTCCCCCATAAAGACGAAGGTTTTCTTACCCAGGTACGTTCAAAACTCGTAAAAAGGGCTTTTTTGGATGATCTGGCCATACAACTTGGCATCCATCGCCTGGTGATCTCTCAAATTCCCAGTTTCAACAATAAAAAACACCTCTATGGCAATGCTCTCGAAGCATTGGTCGGTGCTATTTATCTGGATAAAGGATATGCCCTGACCAAAAAGTTCGTTGTCAATAAGGTTATCAAAAAATATGTTGACCTTCAGGAACTGATTCAGACTGAAACCGACTTTAAGAGCCGGATTATTGAATGGGGCCAGAAAAACAAACAGGAAATTTATTTTGACAACCAGGAGGAAATATTCGATTTGAAAAAGAATCCCATTTTTATCTCCAGGGTTAAGGTAGTTGACAAAAATATTGGAACGGGCAAAGGTTTTTCAAAAAAAGAAGCTGAACAAAATGCTGCAGAACAGGCTTTGCTGGCGGTGGGTATCATGTAGGTTTTATTTTTGCTCATGTGAAAAAATCGGTTCATAAATTAATTGTTGAGCCTGAATCTGATATAGCTTTATGGGCTATCGTATCATCAGAAAGTGACTACCGCCTGAGCTGGTTGCTAAATACCCGTCTGTCTTTTCAACTGTCCAAAACGGAAAATTTCAAAACCTTCCATTCAAAAACCGGAATATCCCAGGAATTTTCCACCTATTGTTTCGAGGATGAAGAAAAATGCCTGGCCTGCCGTCTTTATTCCAATCAATGCGAAAATGGCTTTTTAATTGAAGAGCTGAAAAACATCGATTACCTTTTTCAAATCCTCGGGAATATTTCCAATACAGAACTAAACTCCCTGCTTACCAAAATAAGGGAAATTGAAAATATCTCAGCCCTCATCCGCATTGATCCTGTAAAATATAAATCGGCCAAAAAATTATTCTGCTAATTAACCTTCGATCACCGGTTTCATCACCTTTCCTATAAAAATTATCGTATTGCTCTTTTCCTCGCGGATTACAAAAAGAAATGGCCTGTTTACGGTAAAATAAATGGTCTGGTCAGGCCCGGCCGAAGTACAAATTATTTCAACCGATGTAACAGCAGCAGCTTCGGTTCCTTCCTCATTTACGTCCACATAAGACTTATGTTTTACCCTTGAAATGCATAGACGAGCCTGATTGTTAATCTTCGAAAAATTTGCCAAATCGGAATCAAAAGCAATACCCATGCCCAAATTGGTCAGATATTTCTTCAGTTCATCCTCAAATGAAAATTTGAACTTGGGAAGAAGAATATGAACATCTCCATGAGAATAATAACTTTTCATCCAGGTATTCCAGTTTTCATCCGTAAGGTTATTGATAAGGTCATCCACAGTCTTCCCGTTATTGGGCAGCAAGACGCACATGCTGTAATTGCCCTGTCCGTAAAACATCCTGACCGAACTGAACAAATCATTGCTGGTGTAATCAAATGAGCCTTCAGTGACCATGGTAGGGATACTAATGGATTGATTATCGCTCAAGGCAAAAGGCTGATTGGAGGTTTTCCCGGCATCAAATTTCCTCAGCCAGCTTCCTTTAAAATAAACCGCATTAATCAGATACATCACAGTTTCATCTGAAATTTGGTCAATAATGGTTTTAATTTTACCCTTTGTCTTATCGGCCACCCAGCCATTAATGGTAGTTAGTGCTGAAGGACTTGAGAAATCAAGCCCCTGTACCTGGGCATTGAAATACTTCTGATTAGTCGACAAAAAATCAGGCAGCACCTGGAAGGTATTTCTGTACCAGATAGAGTTTGCAATATTAAGGACAACTTTGGGATCGAGTGAGGTTAATTGTTGCATCAGGTTTTGAAAGGAGGCGTTTACGTCATCTGTGGTCAGCCCTGTAATTTTCAACGTCTTTGCCATAGCCTCCCGGGTAGTCCCGTCGGCTCCGTTATAAGTCATAGCCAGGGCCAGGGAAACCGAAACCGGAGAGATAAACAGGTTACTGTCCCCTAAACTTTTACTCATCTCTTTAAAAAGATCAAAACCAAAAGCATTGGAACTACCCACCAGAACTTGGGCAGTCTGGGTAAGATTAACATCCTTGGGTTGGTAAACCGCCAGGTCATCTCCACTTTTCCTGCATGAAGCAAACAAACAGGTAATGACCAACATCACTAAAGGGAATTTATAAGTTTTCATTTTTATTTCTTTTTTCAAAAGATGTTTATAAATAGAAAAAAGTTGCGTTTGAAAAAAATAAATACAATACGCAACCTTTTCTTTGACAGAATCATCTTCTCAACAAATGAAAACTATTATGACCGGCATCATAGTTTACCAATTTTGTTGTAATTTTATCATTCAAATGCTTAGGCTTAATCAAATTGGTGAATACAATAGCTGACATAATAGCAGGTTGCAAAAAAGGGAAACGGAAATCCCAGAAAGAGCTGTATGATATGTTTTCGGGGAAAATGTATGCAGTATGCCTTCGCTATACCTCAAATGCCGATGAAGCAAAAGATATCCTTCAGGACGGTTTTGTGAAAGTATTTACCAATTTGAATACTTTCAATTTCAAAGGATCTTTCGAAGGCTGGGTCAGGCGGATTATGATCAATACTGCCATTGCCTGCTACAGGACGAAGAAAAATATTTACACCCTTGAGATTGTGGATGATATGGAAACCGGCAACGATAATGTTTTTGAAAGCCTGTCGGCTGAAGAGTTGCTGAAGATCATCAGGAAACTTCCTTCCCAGTATAAAATGGTTTTCAATCTTTATGCCATTGAAGGTTATTCGCATAAAGAGATAAGCGAGATGCTGGGAATAACGGAAAGCACCTCAAAATCAGATTTGTCAAGGGCAAGGGCAATTTTGAAAGCAAAAATAACAGATGAAACAGAAACTTTAGCTAAAGTAGTTCGCCTCTCATGATACGGGAAGAAAAAGATATTGAACAATTATTAAAAAACAGAATTAAAGATCTGGAAATAGCCCCGCCTCCCGGGGTTTGGGCCAGTATTGAACATAAACTTGAAGAGGAGAAACACCGCTCAGGAATCCTGTTGATGTTCAAAATGGCTGCTTCATTTGCCCTGGTTGCAGTTATCGGAATAAGCTCTTTCTGGTTATACAGACATGAACGAGTAGCGCCCCAAATCGCCCAAAATTCATCTTTCCATAAAGTAAAACATACAGCAGAAAATTATCAGATCCGGACAGATGAAAATAAACCGGAAAGGAACAAAAATACAGTCAAAAAAATAACCGTTTTAGCAGCCATACAAAACGGCAAATTTCAAACAGGGATTAAACACAACACTCCGCCCCAGAAAAATAATGCACCTCATCCTGCTGCAACAAACGGGCAATTGGTCATAAACACCCCGAAATTTGCAATATCCAGACAAACTCAAAATTTATTAATTTCCGGCAGGGATTATCCATCAACTTTTCAAATTAATAAAGCTGCGCCAGTTGCTTCAACAAATGCAATCAATGATTCAGTTGCAGTTCCAGAAAATCAGCAACAATTAATGGCACTGGCCAGGATAAACTGTCAGGTTCTAAACTCCGGTAATCAGAAGCCTGTTGCCCTAAACGGGCAATCGTCCGTAAAAGCAGAAACCGGTCAGGCCCATATCAACTTAAAAGATCCGTTCAATCTTAATTCCGGTGATGCAGGGGCTGTTTTTTCCAACAATACTTCTACTTCCGAAGGAAAATGGTCGGTAGGCGGATGCTATTCTCCAAACTATTCTTTCCGGACTATCTCAGGAGAAAGTTCCGGAGAATATTCAGAAAAAGGGTTGATGGCTTTTTCGGGCGGTATGAAAGTTAAATATGCCAGCAAAAGCCGTTGGTCTTTCCAGTCAGGTGTCTATTACAGCAAAAAAGGGCAGGTCATTAACGATGTATCGGCAGTAAGCTATTCCACGGGCCAGACAAAAATGCTACAAGCCGGCTATCAACAAACCGTTGCCTATTATTTTAATAATTCCACAGGAAAAATCACCTCCTCATCATCTAATAATTCCACTAAAATAATCGGTACCAATTTTTCAGAACTTGCTTGTTCCAATAGCGGGGTATTTAAACAATCCTCCTTAGTTTCGAACAGTGCTTCTTCTGTAAGTCTGGTCCAGAGTTTTGATTTCATCGAATTACCTTTCGTCATGAATTATAAAATAATTGACCGAAAGACAGATGTACACCTGATTGGCGGAATTAGCACCAATATACTGGTTGACAATAAGATATACGATAAAAGTGATGCCCAAAAAAATAAATTAGGAAGCACAGAGGATGTCTGTACCTTTAATTGCAGCAGCGTTATGGGTATCGGAATGGATTATCCGCTCTCAAAAAAAATGACTATAAGTTTCGATCCGACTTTCAACTATAATCTTAATTCCTTCAACAAAAATAGCGGGTTGAACAGCCATCCCTACTCATTCTATTTTATGACAGGGATAAATTATAACTTCTAAAACCCCCTTCGTGAGCTTAAATTGATTTTTTATCAATTATGGACATCCATTATTTCCCAAATTCAAAAACTTTTGGAAAAAGTAGCTTAAGATTAGTTAATTTTGTAGTCTTTTTTAGGAAGATAGATTAATGACCGGCAAAACATTTGGGATGATTAATCTGAGTAATTGAAAACAAAGAATAAAAGAAGGACAGACGGAAATGAAGTTGTTTAATAAAGACTTAGGGAAAAAGGACAGAAGAATTATCACCGTTGGAATTTTAACGTCTATTGCCATTTTGGAAATTGTGTTATTCTGTTTTTTTAAAGATAAAGAAAGCGATGACGAGAATTATCGAAATGCTTTTGCGCACCAATACGGGATTTATTCGCCAGAACTGCCTGACAGATTGAATTTTGCAGGGGAACCGGTTCCCCTGAATGATTTCGATGTAAAAGAAAGCCTGGATAAAGAATTGATGGTAAATATTTATTGGCAGTCGCAGACTTTGCTCTTTCTTAAAAAAGCACACCGTTTCTTCCCCGTCATCGAGCCCATTTTGAAAAAAAATCATATTCCCGACGACTTTAAATATCTGGCAGTAGCCGAAAGTGGATTAAGCAATGAAGTATCCCCGGCCGGAGCCAGGGGATTCTGGCAACTGCTCGAAAAAACCGCTAAAGATTGCGGGCTTGAGGTAAATGAAGAGGTTGATGAACGTTATAACCTGGAGAAAGCAACTGAAGCTGCCTGCCAATACCTCAGGTCATCATACAAGACACAAAAAAACTGGACTCTGGTGGCTGCCTCATATAATATTGGTAAAACAGGCGTAAGCCGGCAACTCTCCAAGCAGAAAGTAGACAATTATTACGATTTACTCTTTGGCGAAGAAACCGCCAGGTATATTTTCCGGATTCTGGCCATCAAATTAATTATTACCAATCCCGACAAATATGGATACCACCTGCGCGAAAAGGATTTGTACCCCATAATCCCGGTAACAAAAATCAAAATAGATTCCTCTGTTGATAATTGGTCAGATTTTGCCCAATCACATTCTGTTAATTATAAAATTTTGAAAATATTTAATCCCTGGTTAAAAGGCTACACGTTAACCAACAAGGAGAAGAAAACTTATATGATCAGCCTGCCTCAGAAGGGTTTAAGATAAAGTGAGCAGTGTGGTATTTTTGAACTAAATTAAAACTTGATAGTTGAGTAATAATAACAATAATAGTATCCCATCGCCTGAAAGCAGTGATAACCTCTGCGTTTATGGGGCAAGAGTCCACAACCTGAAAAATGTGGACGTGATCATTCCACGGAATAAACTGACTGTAATCACCGGTTTGAGTGGAAGCGGGAAATCGTCACTTGCTTTTGACACCATTTATGCCGAAGGGCAACGCCGGTATATTGAAACCTTGTCTGCATACGCCCGCCAATTTCTGGGTAATATGGAACGCCCTGATGTGGATAAGATTTCAGGCCTTAGCCCGGTTATTTCCATTGAACAGAAAACCACTTCAAAAAATCCCAGGTCGACGGTAGGAACGATCACTGAAATATATGATTTCCTTCGTTTGCTTTTTGCCCGGGCCGGCGAAGCTTATTCATATATCACCGGCGAGAAAATGGTAAAATATACTGACGAACAAATCATCAAGCTTATACTTGAAAAATTCATCAACAAAAAAACCATTGTTCTTGCGCCATTGGTAAAAGGCCGGAAGGGACATTACCGCGAACTCTTTGAGCAAGTCAGGAAGAAAGGTTTTCTATACGCCAGGATTGACGGAGAAATAAAAGAGCTAGTCCGCGGCCTGAAAGTTGACCGTTACAAGACACACGATATTGAGATTGTTGTCGACAAACTGTTGGTTGCCGAAAAAGACGTCAAAAGGCTTAAAGATTCCATACAGGTTGCAATGAACCTGGGGAAAGGCGTCATTTTACTGCTTGATGTTGAAAGTAACCAGGCAAAATACTTTAGCAAGCGGCTGATGTGCCCCACTTCGGGTATTTCCTATAATGAACCGGCTCCCCATTCTTTTTCCTTCAATTCGCCGCATGGGGCCTGTCCGAAATGCAACGGGCTGGGTGAAATCAGCGAAGTCGACCTGGACAAGATTTTCCCCAATCCCGAATTAAGCATCAAAAAAGGAGGCATAGAACCGCTGGGGACTTACAAAAATTCTTTAATATTCTGGCAGATTGAAGCCATAGGCAGCAAATATGATTTTACCCTGAATACTCCTATCAAAGATATACCGGAAGAAGCCATCAACATCATCCTCTACGGCTCTGACGAATCATTTAAAATGCCGGACACCCCGATGGGCTTAAGGGCAAATTATTTTCTGAGCTTCGACGGGATCGTCAATTACATCAACAACAGTCTTGATGATGAAGACCTCTCCAAAAATTCAAAAAAATCCATCAACCGCTTCATCAAACAAATTGTATGCCCCGAATGTAAAGGGACCAGGCTTAACCGCGAGGCATTACATTTTCTGATCGACAATAAAAATATTGCCGACCTGACGGCCATGGATCTGCGGGATTTGAATCTATGGTTTGAAAATCTTGAAGACCGGCTCAATGAGAAACAAAAACAGATTGCCAGGGAAATCATCAAAGAAATAAGCAGCCGTTTGAATTTCCTGCTTGATGTCGGACTGGATTATCTTTCACTCAGCCGGAGTTCCAAAAGCCTTTCGGGAGGCGAAAGCCAAAGGATCAGGCTTGCTACCCAGATAGGTTCACAACTGGTAAACGTTCTTTATATCCTGGATGAACCCAGCATAGGCCTTCATCAAAAGGACAACCATAAGTTGATTAATTCTCTGCAAAAATTAAGAGATGCAGGAAATTCGGTCATTGTTGTGGAACACGACAAGGATATGATCCTTTCGGCCGATTACATTGTTGACATGGGCCCGTTTGCCGGCAGGCACGGAGGTGAAGTGGTTGCCCAGGGCACGCCAAAGGAAATATTGCAATCCGAAAGCCTCACGTCCCAATACCTTAACCTGAAAAAGCAGATTGTAATGCCTGCCGGACGGCGCAAAGGGAATGGGAAATTCATTACCCTTTACGGTGCACAGGGGAATAACCTGAAAGATGTTACCGCGAAATTTCCTTTAGGGACCTTTATCTGCGTTACCGGAGTGTCGGGCAGCGGGAAATCCACCCTGATTAATGAGACGCTGCAGCCTATCCTGAGTAAACATTTTTACAGGTCGCTGCAGGAACCCCTGCCCTACAGTTCTATTGAAGGAATTGAAAATATCGACAAAGTAATTGAAGTAGACCAGTCGGCACTCGGGCGAACACCCCGCTCCAACCCTGCAACCTATACAGGCGTTTTCTCCGACATAAGGAAACTGTTCGAAATGACTCCGGAATCGAAAATCCGCGGATATTCGGCAGGACGTTTTTCCTTTAATGTCAAAGGAGGGCGCTGCGAAACATGCAGAGGTGCCGGGGTTCAGACCATAGAAATGAATTTCCTTCCCGATGTATATGTGGTTTGCCACGACTGCAACGGGAAAAGATATAACCGGGAAACCCTGGAAGTAAAGTT includes:
- a CDS encoding serpin family protein is translated as MKTYKFPLVMLVITCLFASCRKSGDDLAVYQPKDVNLTQTAQVLVGSSNAFGFDLFKEMSKSLGDSNLFISPVSVSLALAMTYNGADGTTREAMAKTLKITGLTTDDVNASFQNLMQQLTSLDPKVVLNIANSIWYRNTFQVLPDFLSTNQKYFNAQVQGLDFSSPSALTTINGWVADKTKGKIKTIIDQISDETVMYLINAVYFKGSWLRKFDAGKTSNQPFALSDNQSISIPTMVTEGSFDYTSNDLFSSVRMFYGQGNYSMCVLLPNNGKTVDDLINNLTDENWNTWMKSYYSHGDVHILLPKFKFSFEDELKKYLTNLGMGIAFDSDLANFSKINNQARLCISRVKHKSYVDVNEEGTEAAAVTSVEIICTSAGPDQTIYFTVNRPFLFVIREEKSNTIIFIGKVMKPVIEG
- the uvrA gene encoding excinuclease ABC subunit UvrA, whose translation is MPSPESSDNLCVYGARVHNLKNVDVIIPRNKLTVITGLSGSGKSSLAFDTIYAEGQRRYIETLSAYARQFLGNMERPDVDKISGLSPVISIEQKTTSKNPRSTVGTITEIYDFLRLLFARAGEAYSYITGEKMVKYTDEQIIKLILEKFINKKTIVLAPLVKGRKGHYRELFEQVRKKGFLYARIDGEIKELVRGLKVDRYKTHDIEIVVDKLLVAEKDVKRLKDSIQVAMNLGKGVILLLDVESNQAKYFSKRLMCPTSGISYNEPAPHSFSFNSPHGACPKCNGLGEISEVDLDKIFPNPELSIKKGGIEPLGTYKNSLIFWQIEAIGSKYDFTLNTPIKDIPEEAINIILYGSDESFKMPDTPMGLRANYFLSFDGIVNYINNSLDDEDLSKNSKKSINRFIKQIVCPECKGTRLNREALHFLIDNKNIADLTAMDLRDLNLWFENLEDRLNEKQKQIAREIIKEISSRLNFLLDVGLDYLSLSRSSKSLSGGESQRIRLATQIGSQLVNVLYILDEPSIGLHQKDNHKLINSLQKLRDAGNSVIVVEHDKDMILSADYIVDMGPFAGRHGGEVVAQGTPKEILQSESLTSQYLNLKKQIVMPAGRRKGNGKFITLYGAQGNNLKDVTAKFPLGTFICVTGVSGSGKSTLINETLQPILSKHFYRSLQEPLPYSSIEGIENIDKVIEVDQSALGRTPRSNPATYTGVFSDIRKLFEMTPESKIRGYSAGRFSFNVKGGRCETCRGAGVQTIEMNFLPDVYVVCHDCNGKRYNRETLEVKFKGKSISDVLDMTINQAVEFFENIPAINKKIETLKEVGLGYIRLGQPSTTLSGGESQRVKLAAELSKRDTGNTLYILDEPTTGLHFEDVRVLLEVLNKLVEKGNTVIVIEHNMDVIKMADYIIDIGKDGGKNGGEIIVTGTPEQILNCKESYTAEYLQKELMPR
- a CDS encoding lytic transglycosylase domain-containing protein, which codes for MKLFNKDLGKKDRRIITVGILTSIAILEIVLFCFFKDKESDDENYRNAFAHQYGIYSPELPDRLNFAGEPVPLNDFDVKESLDKELMVNIYWQSQTLLFLKKAHRFFPVIEPILKKNHIPDDFKYLAVAESGLSNEVSPAGARGFWQLLEKTAKDCGLEVNEEVDERYNLEKATEAACQYLRSSYKTQKNWTLVAASYNIGKTGVSRQLSKQKVDNYYDLLFGEETARYIFRILAIKLIITNPDKYGYHLREKDLYPIIPVTKIKIDSSVDNWSDFAQSHSVNYKILKIFNPWLKGYTLTNKEKKTYMISLPQKGLR
- a CDS encoding outer membrane beta-barrel protein, yielding MIREEKDIEQLLKNRIKDLEIAPPPGVWASIEHKLEEEKHRSGILLMFKMAASFALVAVIGISSFWLYRHERVAPQIAQNSSFHKVKHTAENYQIRTDENKPERNKNTVKKITVLAAIQNGKFQTGIKHNTPPQKNNAPHPAATNGQLVINTPKFAISRQTQNLLISGRDYPSTFQINKAAPVASTNAINDSVAVPENQQQLMALARINCQVLNSGNQKPVALNGQSSVKAETGQAHINLKDPFNLNSGDAGAVFSNNTSTSEGKWSVGGCYSPNYSFRTISGESSGEYSEKGLMAFSGGMKVKYASKSRWSFQSGVYYSKKGQVINDVSAVSYSTGQTKMLQAGYQQTVAYYFNNSTGKITSSSSNNSTKIIGTNFSELACSNSGVFKQSSLVSNSASSVSLVQSFDFIELPFVMNYKIIDRKTDVHLIGGISTNILVDNKIYDKSDAQKNKLGSTEDVCTFNCSSVMGIGMDYPLSKKMTISFDPTFNYNLNSFNKNSGLNSHPYSFYFMTGINYNF
- a CDS encoding sigma-70 family RNA polymerase sigma factor — translated: MNTIADIIAGCKKGKRKSQKELYDMFSGKMYAVCLRYTSNADEAKDILQDGFVKVFTNLNTFNFKGSFEGWVRRIMINTAIACYRTKKNIYTLEIVDDMETGNDNVFESLSAEELLKIIRKLPSQYKMVFNLYAIEGYSHKEISEMLGITESTSKSDLSRARAILKAKITDETETLAKVVRLS
- the fabF gene encoding beta-ketoacyl-ACP synthase II, with the protein product MELKRAVVTGLGAITPIGNNVEEFWKNLIDGVSGSDLITRFDTSKFKTKFACEVKNFDPSQYFDRKEARKLDLFSQFALVAAEEAVANSKLDLEQIDKNRAGVIWGSGIGGINVFFEEVMNFAKGDGTPRFNPFFIPKMISDIAAGHISMKYGFRGPNFCTVAACASSTNAIIEALTYIRLGKADIFVAGGSEAAINEAGMGGFGSMQAISTNNESYKTASRPFDLTRDGFVMGEGGAALVIEEYEHAVKRGATIYAELVGGGMSADAYHLTHPHPEGLGAALVMNSCLEDAHIKPEDVDYVNVHGTSTPVGDTAEILAISKVFGEHAYKMNISATKSMTGHLLGAAGAVEAIASVLATKYDIVPPTINHTTDDPAIDSKLNFTFGKAQKRVVNYALSNTFGFGGHNASVVFKKFSE
- the rnc gene encoding ribonuclease III; its protein translation is MSRKSLFLVNLFGSKRIFFLTLKRITGFFPGELAFYELAFIHKSASKTTNGHFVNNERLEYLGDAILDAVVADFVFTSFPHKDEGFLTQVRSKLVKRAFLDDLAIQLGIHRLVISQIPSFNNKKHLYGNALEALVGAIYLDKGYALTKKFVVNKVIKKYVDLQELIQTETDFKSRIIEWGQKNKQEIYFDNQEEIFDLKKNPIFISRVKVVDKNIGTGKGFSKKEAEQNAAEQALLAVGIM
- a CDS encoding IPExxxVDY family protein — translated: MKKSVHKLIVEPESDIALWAIVSSESDYRLSWLLNTRLSFQLSKTENFKTFHSKTGISQEFSTYCFEDEEKCLACRLYSNQCENGFLIEELKNIDYLFQILGNISNTELNSLLTKIREIENISALIRIDPVKYKSAKKLFC